In Bos taurus isolate L1 Dominette 01449 registration number 42190680 breed Hereford chromosome 17, ARS-UCD2.0, whole genome shotgun sequence, the genomic window CCTCCACCCAGGAAGCCTCTGAAACCCTAATTAAAACAAAGACAGGAGGAGCAGTGATAATAATCACCTTGTTTGCAGAGTACCAGGCAGACATTTTCAGCTCCATCTTACAGACACTCTGCATTTATTATCATAGACTGTACATATTTCATCTTCCCTACAGCCTTGCTAGTTGGATATTATTTACCCCCATTCTTtagatgggtaaactgaggctcagaccaGTGAAAAGACTTTCTTGTGCACATCCACCCAGAAAGTATAAACAGTGGTGGCGGGATTTGAGCCCAGGTCTCAGGGAGCATCTAGCAAGCATtcattatgtatgtgtatatgaatTGGGGCCTTACTTTGTGCCCAGCATTTTAATAacatcaacaacagcaacagtaccGATCCCTTGTGTTTTAGGCATTGTGTACGCACTTTATACACGTCGTTTTTTGTACGCACTTGACCTGTGTTGTCTCTTTTAAGACAACAGTCCTCAGGCGGTACAGCCATTTGAACCCCAAtttccagataaggaaacaaaGCACAGAGAAGTGGTTTCAGATGTCTGGCTCCTCAGCCAACTCAGGAAGCCTTGACTGCCCTCCTCCACCAGCATAAGGCTCCAGTGTGCCTCCTAACCCACCACACCCTCCCGAGCCTTTGaaactccccctccccccacccccgccccaccccgcccccgaaGGCTGCTCTGCTGGGGCTTGTCTCTACCCAGCCTGTTTGCAATGGCTTTTATTGATTTTCTGGCTGGTCGAGCTTGCCAGGAACCTGCTTTTTAATAGAATGTTAATTGGGAGGGAAGAGACAGAAAGCTTTTCCCCGCTGCTCTGCTTCACAGGGACTAAGTGTCCATCTCTTTCCTGTTCCCCCAAACATTCCCTCTTCCAGAATGGGATGTGGGCAGGCCCGGACTCTGCCGGCTGCTGACTCACGGCGTGTCCTTGGACAAGTCCCTGCCTGGGCTCAGCTTCCTCAGCAGTACAATGGGACTAGTTGAGAGCAGCAATAGAAAAGCTGTAGCCCTTGGCACCTAGTAGGTGCTCAACGTATCAATTCGCTTCTGACCTCCCAATTcctgacttaacctctctgcacttcagtttcctcatctgtaaaaagaagagacagacaagacctgactcttctgcttctgttcactGAGATGCCACAGGTAAAGCGCTGAGCATGGTGCCTGGTAGACAGTAAGCGCTCAGTCAACGTTACCGCGTCATAGCTTTGTAACCGCGATTATGCCTCAGTATCCTCATGTGGGACAAGGGGAAGGTGTTTCCCTTGAAATCTGAGCTAGTTACAGACACCCCCTTCTGGACTGTGTCTTGATGTTGGGGTGCATGAACCCcgcttcttctttgtttttctaccCCTATATCTATTATTCTTTACATTAAATTCTGTTAAAACAGGTAGTGTGGTTTCCATTTCCCTGCCTGTTAGCTGGTTGATGCTGCACCCAAAGGTTAAAATTTCTCCTGGGAGCTGGAAGAGAGGGGCTTTTCTGTAAAGATAACTTTACGGGTTGCATTCCTGAGCCCTGAAGTCACCTGTGTCATGCTGTCATAGTGTCCCCTCTAAGGGAGCGTCCTCCTGGCTCTTTGCAGCtgggccctccccacccccaacccccattcTCTCCTTCTTGTCCTCCCCCACTCACCAGACACCTCCACGTATCCGTCCTTGGTCTTTACCATCAGCTCCTCCGGCTTAAAGCTGTGCACGTTGACACACACTTTCCAGGGCTCCCCGGGGAATGGTGGGGGGCTCCTGCCCTCAGCAGGCACCCCAAATCTGGTCATGGCAGTGGGCCCCCGGGGCACCATGCCCGACCTCAGGGTCCCCGGCCAGGCGGAGGAGAGTCGAGGCAGGGCCCAGTCAGGCCAAGAGGCAGTCAAGTCGTCGGGGAAGGGGTCCATGCCAAAGCCATCGTCCAGCAGGCGGGAGGACAGGGGCGAGTCCCTGAAGGGGTCCCGGCGCCGGCGGCTCGTGTAGTGGCAGGGGAAGGGCATCTGACCGTCAGCCATGATGGCTGCTGAGCTGaaggggaaacagaggctcagagagagggagccacctgcccaaggtcacacagcaaggtgAGGTGGGTGCGCTGGCCTTCCAAGCTTATTCTTCAGATTCAGAACCATCCACTGCCAGGGACAGAGGCACACACTTGGCTGGGGTCCGAGCCCCCAAAGACACTCCAGCCACGAAGGCGACCTCCGGTTGGTCCAGCAGAATTCTCAAGGACCCCTCTCCACACAGCCTCGCCGGAGATCAGCCAGCCGCCACTGTCCTCCCAAGCGGTCCAGGCTCCCAGCCAGAGCCACTGAGTGAAGCCGAGAGCTTAATAAACCCGGGGACGCAGGCCTAGAAACTTCTCCTTGCTTCTCGTGGGCTGGGCGCCTTCTATTTATTGCTTCTTGGGGCTGGAGGCGGGTTTTGTAAACGCCTCCTGTCACAGGAGTATTCGGAGGTGATGAACCAGCCCCAGAGAATCTGCTGAGGGGGACAGCTGGGCTcccagggggctgggaggggccttCTCCGCTTCTCCGGACTCTCCTCCCCCAGCTCGGCTCAGCCCCGCCCTCTCTGCCGCTCTCTCCCCCGGAGCCCGCCCGCCCCTAGCGGGGCACTATGGCCTGGCTATTAATAACCCTGCCTGGGTGAGGGCTCAGGTCACCCTCTGGAAATACCTTCCTCAGAGCCTGCTGCGTCCGTCCTCCTCCCTGGGGACCCGcggaaggggaggagagagactcCGGAGCCCAGTGGATTTGAAGGCAGATGGCcctgggttgccatcccctcttTCAAGACTTTAGCATCCTCAGGCTCTCAGTGCTTGCCTTCTGAGGGGAATAACATTCTTCCGCAGGTGGCTCTGAACTATCTGCTTTCCCACCTGGAAAGTGGATGTAACAGTAGCCTCCTGACGGATGTGTCATCCTCCTTAAAACATTTAGCAAACCATCACTTGTATATTTTCAATGTTGACTCTCAATTACATAATGCTTGCTaggtgccaggctctgttctaaatgctttacaCACATTAACCGGCTTTATCTTCATCATCAATCCCTTGAGGTGAGGGTACCACGctgatctccattttacagatgaggaagctgccATGGGAGTGGTACCCAATGGCAGCTTCTCTTATGGTGAGGACAGTTAAGCATGACAGTTATCAAAGGTGCTGTATTCAGGCAGGGTTTCTGGTCTGATTTTCCAAGCCCAGAGAGGGCCTGTTTGCTAGGTTCTTCTGCCCCTCCCATGTAGCTCAGAGAATGAATTTGTAAATTATCCTTTGACCTTAGCGCCCCTAGAGCTTGGGTTTGTCTTTGATCTGTGCCCAGCAGGTGTGCAGTCTGGGGCTTGCCATTGACCCCTCTGTGGGCTTGGGGTCTGGGTCCTGCCTTCTtcgtggggtggggtggggggttaaGGAATTCAGTGAGTCATTGGTTGAGAAAGCAGTTCAGTATTAAGCAGGGCGCACATGAGGTAGTTTGCTAAAAATACTCGTATGGAGGATGACAACATCCTCTTCGTTTGCTGTTGCTGGTGCACCTGCCATGGGGGCGCAGTGGCAGACATTGTGGCCCTAAACTCTCACAAAGGCACCACGGGCACTGTCACCATGCCCATTCTGCAGGTGAGGGAACAGAGGAAACAGAGCCTGGGCATGctgctggggcagggggtggggcctGGGTAAGAACCTGCAAGTCTGTGCTGAGCTGACCGACCCAGACACCGCTGCCTTCCTCCTGGGCCGAGAGGGAGACGGCGGCACCCTCATCCCAAGTGACTAGGGTGAGATCATCGAGCTGGAAGCTTCAGGCTGACGTCACACCGGGCAGAGAGGCTTCAGCTCTCTCTGTAATTACAGCGGGGCGAGGCTGGCTGGGTGTGGAGCCAGGATGGGGAGAATCACTGCATGACACGCAGAAGAAGGCTGGCCCTGTCTTCAACTTGGGTGGGGGTTGGAGAGGTTTCCGAgccagggtgggggtggcagcATCCCGAGGGAGTGAGTTCTGTGTGTGGGCTGGAGTGGGTGGGCTCAGGCGTGTGTGTTTCTGTGGGGATGGGGCTCTGTTTCTTGTCTatctgtctgctgatgggtgtgTTCTAGAAGactctgcttctctttcctcccagACTTCCCTTCCACAAAGCCTGGGGAGTAGGAGGGGACACGCACTCAAGGACCTCATCTACCTTCTCAAGGATGATTGCAGCTTCCAGGCCCACAGGAGGGAAGGGTCGCGGTGCAGCTAGGAAATAGCAATGGCAATCATTACCATTTATCTGGCACTTCTacggggcttcactggtggctcagatagtaaagaatctgcctgcaatgcgggagacccgggtcaggaagatcccctggagaaggaaatggcaacccacgccagtactcttgcctggagaattccaaggacagaggagcctggtgggctacagtacgtggggtcacaaagaggcagatatgtctgagcaactaacacttttctaCATGCCAGGttttgttctaagcactttatgtaTATTAGCTCAGCTAATCCTACAACTCCTCAGGGAAGGCACTTTTATTACCCCATTGAACGGATGGGGAAACTGGGGCACATCGTGAGGACATGTGTCTTCCTCGTGTCTGCATATCCAGTGAAGTGGCAGAAGTTTGGCTCCTGACTCCTCTGCTCTACTGCCTCTTGCAGTCATGGTCACTgctcacatttattgagcactatgTCCTAGGCCCTGTGCCCAGCACTTTGTTCAACACCTCAATGAATCTCCAgggttcagagaggtgaagccACCTGTCCTGGACCACACAGCTGAGTGAGGATTGGAACTTGAGCCAGTGGGACGTGGGAGTCTACGGTAGTTACCAGAATGGG contains:
- the HSPB8 gene encoding heat shock protein beta-8, which gives rise to MADGQMPFPCHYTSRRRRDPFRDSPLSSRLLDDGFGMDPFPDDLTASWPDWALPRLSSAWPGTLRSGMVPRGPTAMTRFGVPAEGRSPPPFPGEPWKVCVNVHSFKPEELMVKTKDGYVEVSGKHEEKQQEGGIVSKNFTKKIQLPAEVDPVTVFASLSPEGLLIIEAPQVPPYSPFGESSFNNELPQDGQEVTCT